The following proteins are encoded in a genomic region of Methylibium petroleiphilum PM1:
- a CDS encoding RBBP9/YdeN family alpha/beta hydrolase — MPDTSSSVLVLPGWQNSDADHWQTRWERRHGYRRVEQDDWQWPRRGDWMARLEEVLLAAPQPCWLVAHSLGCQLVAAWAAHTQQADRVRGALLVGPPDTEREDMPPQLHSWRPVPRRRLPFAATVVISTDDPYCAPQRAGTMAQDWGATLVVAGAVGHLNSESGLGDWDAGHQLLISLRTG; from the coding sequence ATGCCCGACACCTCCTCCTCCGTGCTGGTGCTGCCTGGTTGGCAGAACTCCGATGCCGACCACTGGCAGACGCGCTGGGAGCGGCGCCACGGCTACCGCCGCGTCGAACAGGACGACTGGCAGTGGCCGCGCCGAGGCGATTGGATGGCCCGCCTCGAGGAGGTGCTGCTGGCGGCCCCGCAGCCGTGCTGGCTCGTCGCCCACAGCCTGGGTTGCCAGCTGGTCGCCGCCTGGGCTGCACACACGCAGCAGGCTGACCGCGTGCGCGGCGCGCTGCTCGTCGGCCCCCCCGACACCGAGCGCGAAGACATGCCGCCGCAGCTCCATTCCTGGCGACCGGTGCCGCGCCGGCGCCTGCCGTTTGCAGCCACGGTGGTGATCAGCACCGATGATCCGTACTGCGCCCCGCAGCGCGCCGGCACGATGGCGCAGGACTGGGGCGCGACCCTGGTCGTGGCCGGAGCGGTCGGCCACCTCAACAGCGAATCCGGCCTGGGCGACTGGGATGCGGGTCATCAACTGCTGATCTCGCTGCGCACGGGCTGA
- a CDS encoding ParA family protein — MAKIFCIANQKGGVGKTTTTVNLAAGLALIGQRTLVVDLDPQGNATMGSGIDKRTLELSVYDVLLESASIAEARRRSEKGGYDVLGANRELAGAEVELVALERRDQRLKTALAAVDGEYDFVLIDCPPSLSLLTLNGLCSAHGVVVPMQCEYFALEGLSDLVNTIKQVHANLNPSLQIIGLLRVMFDPRITLQQQVSEQLKAHFGDKVFDTVIPRNVRLAEAPSYGVPGVVFDGQSKGAQAFVQFANEMVKRLASLR; from the coding sequence ATGGCCAAGATCTTCTGCATCGCGAACCAAAAGGGCGGCGTCGGCAAGACGACCACCACCGTCAACCTGGCCGCCGGCCTCGCGCTGATCGGCCAGCGCACGCTGGTCGTCGACCTCGACCCCCAGGGCAACGCCACCATGGGCTCGGGCATCGACAAGCGCACGCTGGAGCTCTCGGTCTACGATGTGCTGCTCGAATCCGCCTCGATCGCCGAGGCGCGCCGCCGCTCCGAGAAGGGCGGCTACGACGTCCTCGGCGCCAACCGCGAGCTGGCGGGCGCCGAAGTCGAGCTGGTGGCCCTCGAACGCCGCGACCAGCGGCTCAAGACCGCGCTGGCCGCCGTCGACGGTGAGTACGACTTCGTGTTGATCGATTGCCCGCCTTCGTTGAGCCTGCTGACGCTCAACGGCCTGTGCTCGGCGCACGGCGTGGTGGTGCCGATGCAGTGCGAGTATTTCGCGCTCGAAGGCCTGTCCGACCTGGTGAACACCATCAAGCAGGTGCACGCCAACCTCAACCCCTCGCTGCAGATCATCGGTCTGCTGCGCGTGATGTTCGATCCGCGCATCACGCTGCAGCAGCAGGTGAGCGAGCAGCTCAAGGCGCACTTCGGCGACAAGGTGTTCGACACCGTGATCCCGCGCAACGTGCGCCTGGCCGAAGCGCCGAGCTACGGCGTGCCGGGCGTCGTGTTCGACGGGCAGTCGAAGGGCGCCCAGGCCTTTGTGCAGTTCGCCAACGAGATGGTGAAGCGCCTCGCCAGTCTGCGCTGA
- a CDS encoding type II toxin-antitoxin system VapC family toxin — MAAVVLDASAALAWLSADAQTPASRELALEVARHGAVVPEIWHAEVTQILLLAERRGRTTKGRVAEIVALLDELPIETEAGVPQRMRHEVLDLARDRGLSTCDALYLDLAQRRGLPLATLDPALGRAARAVGVPVALGG; from the coding sequence ATGGCGGCGGTCGTGCTCGATGCCTCGGCCGCGCTGGCGTGGTTGTCCGCCGATGCGCAGACGCCGGCGTCCCGTGAACTCGCGCTCGAGGTGGCCCGCCACGGCGCCGTGGTGCCGGAGATCTGGCACGCCGAAGTCACGCAGATCCTGCTGCTCGCCGAGCGGCGTGGCCGCACCACGAAGGGGCGTGTCGCCGAGATCGTGGCGTTGCTCGACGAGCTGCCGATAGAGACCGAAGCCGGCGTGCCGCAGCGCATGCGGCACGAAGTGCTGGATCTGGCCCGCGACCGCGGCCTCAGCACCTGCGACGCGCTCTACCTCGACCTCGCCCAGCGCCGCGGCCTGCCGCTTGCGACGCTGGACCCTGCCCTCGGCCGCGCAGCCCGCGCGGTGGGCGTTCCTGTCGCCCTCGGCGGCTGA